Part of the Vagococcus teuberi genome, ATATCTAGCATAATATCAATCTTTTTTTCATGTGCTTTTTCTACTAGTTCTTTAAAATCTGCTTCTGTGCCAAATATTGGGTCAATCGCTGTATAGTTTGAGATATCATAGCCATTATCTTTTTGTGGACTTGGATAAATTGGATTTAACCAAATCATATCAACACCTAACGTTTCTAAATAGGGTAATTTTTCAATAATACCTTGTATGTCTCCTACACCATCCCCATTTTTATCATAAAATGATTTTGGATAAACCTGATAGATTACTTTGTCCTTAAAACTCAATGACGTCACTCCTAACTAAATTGTTTTAACTTGCAAAATTCCTGTATCATTTGTCACGTTACCATCTTTGATTATCGGGTCTACTTGATAACTATCTGAATTAGTAATGACCACTTGTGTTTGAGTTAAAAATCCTGACTCTCTAATACCATCTATATCAAAATCTAGTAATAAATCACCAATCATCACTTTATCGCCTTGTTTGACATGTGTTTCAAAATACTGTCCATTTAAATTAACTGTATCTAGACCAACATGTATCAACATTTCAATTCCATGATCATCTACAATACCTATTGCATGTTTACTAGGAAATACTAAACTTATCGTTCCGTTCATCGGTGCGTAAACATGACCTTCCATCGGCTCAATGACCACTCCTTGTCCCATTGTTCCTTGAGAAAATACTGGATCTTTTGAATCAGTAATTGGTGATAACTCTCCAACTAATGGTGCATAGACCGAAACAACTTCACTAGCAACATTTTCAGATGTCACAGGTATGCTTAAGCTATCATCAATAGGTGAAATAGCTTCACCAACTCTGTCTAGCTGATTGAAAATACCTGCTCTTCTAAAGAATAATGTTAAAATAAATGGGACTATAACTGCAATAATCATCCCTATAAAGAATACCCCGTAATATTTTGGCATGATAGCTAAAATACCTGGTAAGCCACCAACACCAATTGATAAGGCTCTAACACCAAATAATGTCACAAATAAACCAGCTATCCCACTACCAATCATAGCTGCAACAAATGGATACATATATTTTAAATTAATCCCAAACATTGCAGGTTCTGTTACACCTAACCAAGCTGAAATAACGGATGGAACAGACACTTGTTCTTCTTTTTTATTTCCTCTATGAGCATATACAACAGCTAAAACAGCTGCTCCTTGAGCAATGTTTGATAAACAAATCATTGGCCAAAGATTCGTTGAGCCAAAATCTGCTACTAATTGTTGGTCAATAGCTAACGTTGTATGATGTAAACCTGTAATAACAAGTGGTGCATAAAAAGTACCAAATACAGCAGCAAATAGCCAATTAAGAGATGATGTTAATCCAGTATTTACAACTGTTGAAATAGCAGAACCTATTTTCCAACCAATTGGTCCTAATATTAAATGAGCAGCTAAAATAGTTGGTAATAAAGCAAAAAACGGAACAAATATCATTGAAACAGCTTCTGGAATATGTTTTCTTAAAAATCTTTCTAGATATACTAACATAAAACCTGCTAACATAGCTGGTATAACTTGTGCTTGATAGCCAATTTTATCCATGGTAAAGAATCCAAAATCCCAACTCCAGTTAGCTGCAATATCTGCTGCACTAGTTGAGTTGACTGAATAAGCATTCAAAAGCTGTGGAGAAACTAGTGTAATCCCTAAGACAATTCCTAGTATTTCTGTTCCTCTCATTTTTTTAGCGATACTCCAAGTAATCCCTACTGGAAGGAAGTGAAAAATAGCCTCACCTGGTAACCATAAAAAGCCATTCACACCGTTCCAAAAAGTCGATGATTCTGTTATCGTTTTTCCATCTAAAAATCCCATTGGTACCGCTTCTAAAATATTTCTAAATCCTAATATTAATCCCCCAACAATAATTGCTGGTAATAAAGGCGTAAAAATTTCTGCAAGCATAGTGACTGCTCGTTGTAACATGTTTTGATTTTGTTTTGCCGCTGATTTTATTTCTTCTTTTGTTCCACCTTGAATTCCTGCTACTGACATAAATTCTTCGTAGAACGTTGGTACTTCATTTCCAATAATAACTTGAAACTGTCCAGCATTGGTAAAAATACCTCTCACACAAGATATTTCTTCTATTTTATCTTCTTGTGCTTTAGATGGATCATTTAGTACAAACCTCATACGTGTTGCACAGTGCGTAACTGCCGCAATATTTTCTTTTCCACCGACATAGTCTAGTAATAGCAATGCATCTTGATTAAATTTTCCCATCTTCTTTCTCCTTTCACTTGTATATACAAGTTATGTTAAATAAAATATACACCCTATTTTTTTATTTGTAAAGCGCTAACATTATATTTGCACTTCATATTAATTTTCTTTCACATTTTTATTTAATTAATGACTTAATTTGTTGGTTTATTTACCAACAAAACGTTCACTTGTATATAAAAACCAATACAACACAACTTTTGAACAGATGTTTTATTAAAATTTTCTCATTTGAATAAAAAGAAGTATCACCTATTTTATACTTACTATAAGTTGTTCGAACAAGTTAAAAAGGAGTTAGTTATATGAAAGCTTATGAAGTAATTTATCAAACAATTGAAAACAGCATTTTAAAAGGTGAGTACGGTCCGGGAGATTTTTTACCCAGTGAAAATCAATATGTGAAACAGTTTAAAGTATCAAGAGATACTGTCAGAAAGGCATTGAATTTATTAATGACAAATGGGCATATCCAAAAAATACATGGCAAAGGATCCATGGTTTTAAAAAGAGAACAACTAAGATTCCCTATCTCAGGTTTAACAAGTTACAAAGAATTACAACAAGCATATGGATATGATAGTATCACTGATGTCGTCTCATTAGAAACAATAAAAATTTCTGAAGATTTAAGTCGTCTCACAGGATTCGAAAAAGATGAAGATGTCTGGAAAATAATAAGAACAAGAGAAATTGATCATCAAAAAGTAATTCGTGACACAGATTATTTGTTATGTCGATTAATTCCTAATTTAACACGCGAGATTGGAGAGGATTCCATTTACAAATATATCGAAAAAGAGTTAAATTTACAGATCTCTTTTGCCGAAAAAGAAATCAGGGTTGTTCCTTTAAATCAATTAGATAAAGACCATTTAGATTTAAATTCACAAGATAATAATATTGTGTCAATTCAAAGCCGTGTCTTTTTAGCTAATGCTGAACAGTTTCAATACACAGAAAGTAGACACCGTGTTGACAAATTTTTGTTTTACGATTTTGCAAGAAGAAACCCTTCAACTATCTAATATACTAAGAAAAAATCACCCAATAGATAACTCTAATGGGTGATTTTTGATTTTATTCAGATTTTTCTTTTGTTTCTTCTTTTTTCTCTTCTTTTTTCTCTTCTTTTGGTTTTTCAATCATCGCTTTACGAGAAGCATTGACACGTCCCTGACGATCAATTTCAGTTACTTTAACAAGGATTTCATCACCTAATTTAACTACATCTTCTACTTTATTCACACGCTCATGTGAGAATTGAGAGATATGTACTAAGGCATCTTTTCCTTTAAATAAGTTAACAAAGGCCCCAAATTTTTCAATTCTAACAACTTTTGCTAAGTAAACTTCTCCAACTTCAACTTCACGAACCAAATCTTTAATGATTTCAATCGCACGGTTGATTTTATCTTGATCTTGATGGGCAATACTTACATTACCATCTTGATCGATATCAATTTTAACATCAGTTTCTTCGATAATTTTATTGATGGTTTCGCCACCTTTACCGATAACATCTTTAATTTTTTCAGATTTGATTTGAATCATTTCAATCTTAGGAGCATATTTACTTAACTCTTTACGAGGTTCAGCGATTGTTGATGTCAATTCAGTTAGAATTTCCATACGTGCTTTTTTCGCTTGAGTTAGAGCTTCTGTTAAGATAGCTTCTGTAATTCCTTCGATTTTAATATCCATTTGTAATGCTGTAATACCATCTTTTGTTCCGGCAACTTTAAAGTCCATGTCACCCAAGTGGTCTTCCATACCTTGTATATCTGTTAGGATAGTGTAGTTATCCCCATCCATTACAAGTCCCATTGCAATACCCGCAACAGGTGCTTTGATTGGAACACCAGCATCCATTAAGGCCAAGATTCCTGCACAGATACTTGCTTGAGAAGAAGAACCATTTGATTCTAATACTTCTGAAACCACACGAATCATGTATGGAAACTCTTGTTCATTTGGAATGACTTGTGCCATCGCACGTTCACCTAATGCACCATGTCCGATTTCACGACGACCTGGTGATCTCATTGGACCAGTTGAACCAACTGAGTATTGTGGGAAGTTATAATGGTGGATGAATCGTTTGCTTTCTTCCACACCTAAACCATCAATAATTTGATGTTCGCCAAGTGGTGCTAATGTACAAACTGATAAAGCTTGTGTTTGCCCACGAGTAAATAAGCCAGATCCATGTACACGTGGTAAAATTCCTACTTCAGATGATAAAGGACGAATTTCGTCAATTTTACGACCATCAGGACGAACTTTTTCAACTGTAATCAGGCGACGAACTTCATTTTTTTCCATGTCTTCTAAGATTTGACGAACTTCTTTCATCCATTTAGCAGACTCTTCATCTTCAGCAAATTTTTCTTCGTAAACAGCAATCACTTCATCTTTTAAAGCTGAAATATTGTCTTCACGAGCTAATTTTTCTTCTGTTTGAATGGCTTGAGTCATACGAGGCATATAAGTATCATTGATTTCTTTTTCTAAATCAGCATCAACTTGTAATAACTCGATTTCCATTTTTTCTTTGCCGATTTCATTGGCAATTTCTTCTTGGAAAGCAACCAAACGTTTAATTTCTTCATGACCGAATAAAAGGGCACCTAACATATCTTCTTCAGATACTTCTTTTGCACCACTTTCAACCATGTTGATGGCATCTTTTGTTCCAGCTACTGATAATTCAATCGTTGTTTGCTCTGCTTGTTCAACAGTTGGGTTGATGACATACTCACCGTCAACAAAACCAACTTCGACGCCAGCAATTGGGCCATTAAATGGAATATCAGATACACATAGAGCTAAAGATGAACCTAACATTGCTGCCATTTCAGGTGAGCAATCTTGTTCCACACTCATCACTGTGTTCGTAATTTGAACTTCATTACGAAATCCTTCAGCAAACATTGGACGGATTGGTCTATCAATCAAACGAGCAGTTAATGTTGCTGTTTCACTTGGACGTCCTTCACGTTTAATGAATCCTCCTGGTACTTTCCCAACAGCATACATTTTTTCTTCGTAGTTAACTGTTAATGGGAAAAAATCAACATCTTTCGCTTGTTTTGAAGCCACTGCGACACTTAATACCACTGTGTCACCATATCTTACTAACACTGCTCCATTTGCTTGTTTGGCTAATTGCCCGATTTCAACTGATAGCGGACGACCGCCCCAAGTTGTTTCAAATACACGTTTTTCACTATGCATTATTTTTCTCCTTTGCATACTCGAGGTGAACAGACTACTAAACAAATATCAATCTTCTCAAAAAAATAAGAAAACTCATATTTGCATAGTAGACAATCAGCTCATCCTCGGTTTTTTATTAAAAGAAAAGCGAGATCAAAACGACCTCACTTATCCTCTTATTTTTGGCTAAATTGATTAACGGCGTAAGCCTAAACGTTTGATTAATTCACGGTAACGTTGAACATCATTTTTACGTAAGTAAGCTAATAAGTTACGACGGTGACCAACTTTTTTCATTAATCCACGGTATGAATGGTGGTCTTTTTTATGCACGTGTGCATGCTCGTTTAATGCATTAATTTCTGCAGTTAAAACAGCGATTTGTACTTCTGGAGAACCAGTATCTCCTTCGTGACGTGCGTATTCTTTAATGATTTCGTTCTTGCGTTCTTTTGAAATTGCCATGTCTTTCACCTCTTCTATATTATTTCCCCAAAACTGAGTATATCGTTGGTGATTCGATGTACCAAGTAATAGGCATGTGACGATTTATCACACAATGGTACTTTACATGATTTTTAGCATAAAAGCAACTGTTTCATACACTTAATTCTCGTTTTATTTATCTTTTTTGTACCAATCATAATGAAATATTCCTTCTCGGTCTTTTCGCTCATAAGTATGTGCACCAAAGTAATCTCTTTGTGCTTGAATAATATTGGCTGGTAAGTCTTTTGAGCGGTATGAATCATAATAAGAAATCGCCGAAGACAGACTTGGTACTGGTACGCCTAGTTTAACTGCTAAAGAAACAACTTCTCTAATGTCACTTTGGTATTCTGAAACAATACTTAAAAAGTAGTCATCTAACATTAGATTTTTTAGTGTTGGATTCTTTTCATAAGCATCTGTGATTTTTTGTAAAAATTGTGCACGTATAATACAGCCTTCACGAAATATTTGAGCGAGTTCTCCATAGTTTAATGACCAATTGTATTCATTACTTGCCATCATCATTTGTGAAAAGCCTTGCGCGTAACTCATAATCTTACTAAAGTATAAGGCTCTTCTGACTTTTTCTATCATGACGTTTTTATCTATGTCTATAGTAGCATCTGGTCCTGGTAAAATACGACTTGCCTCGCATCGTTCTTCTTTTAAAGCTGACATAAATCTAGCAAAAACTGCTTCTGTTACAAGAGGTAATGGCACACCTAAATCAAGTGCATTTTGACTGGTCCATTTCCCAGTCCCTTTATTGCCTGCTTTATCTAATATGTGTGTGACGATGTAATCTTGCGTGTCTAAATCATCTTTCTTCATTAATAATTCTGATGTAATCGTCATTAAATAGCTGTTTAGTTCGCCATCATTCCAAGAATTAAAGATTTGAGATATTTCTTCTATACTAATATCCAATCCTTTAGATAAAATATCATAACTCTCGGCGATCAACTGCATGTCACCATACTCAATACCGTTATGAACCATTTTAACAAAATGTCCAGCTCCGTCTGGTCCAATGTAAGACACACAAGGTTTTCCATCATGAGCTTTAGCTGCAATATCTTCAAACAAAGGTTTAATTAAATCATATGCTTCACGTTGACCACCTGGCATGAGTGATGGACCGTTTAGTGCACCTTCTTCCCCACCAGACACACCTGAACCCACAAAGTTAATTCCAAATTCTTTTAAGTAGTTACTTCGTCTAAGTGTATCAGTGTAATGAGTATTTCCTCCATCAATCAACACATCATTTTCATCTAAATAAGGGACTAACTGTTCAATCATAGTATCTGTTATCTTTCCAGCAGTTACCATCAGCATTATTTTTCGAGGTGTTTCAATTGATTCAACAAAAGAGTCAATTGTTTCAAATCCTTTAATGTTTTTTTCTGGATGATTCTTTAAAAACTCATCTGTTTCATGATAAAAATGACTGTAAACGGACACGCTGTATCCTTTGCTTTCACTATTTAAAGCCAAATTTTTTCCCATAACACCTAATCCTACCATACCAAACTGCTGCTTACTCATTTAATCAATTGCCTCCTGTAACTTTTTTCATTAGTTATAAATCCTTTAGAATAATAACATAACTGATTTAGTTTCTTAGAAAAATATGAAAGTTTTCATCGTTCTATTACCAAAATAAAATAAGTAAAAATAACATTTATTAAGGGTTTAAGCGATTTATTTATTTCTCAATGTTTTCATTTTATGGTAAAATGAAAAGTACTATATTAGAATAGAAAGGAAGGGATATTGATGATTACAATGGATGATATTATCCGTGAGG contains:
- the rpsO gene encoding 30S ribosomal protein S15, translating into MAISKERKNEIIKEYARHEGDTGSPEVQIAVLTAEINALNEHAHVHKKDHHSYRGLMKKVGHRRNLLAYLRKNDVQRYRELIKRLGLRR
- the gndA gene encoding NADP-dependent phosphogluconate dehydrogenase yields the protein MSKQQFGMVGLGVMGKNLALNSESKGYSVSVYSHFYHETDEFLKNHPEKNIKGFETIDSFVESIETPRKIMLMVTAGKITDTMIEQLVPYLDENDVLIDGGNTHYTDTLRRSNYLKEFGINFVGSGVSGGEEGALNGPSLMPGGQREAYDLIKPLFEDIAAKAHDGKPCVSYIGPDGAGHFVKMVHNGIEYGDMQLIAESYDILSKGLDISIEEISQIFNSWNDGELNSYLMTITSELLMKKDDLDTQDYIVTHILDKAGNKGTGKWTSQNALDLGVPLPLVTEAVFARFMSALKEERCEASRILPGPDATIDIDKNVMIEKVRRALYFSKIMSYAQGFSQMMMASNEYNWSLNYGELAQIFREGCIIRAQFLQKITDAYEKNPTLKNLMLDDYFLSIVSEYQSDIREVVSLAVKLGVPVPSLSSAISYYDSYRSKDLPANIIQAQRDYFGAHTYERKDREGIFHYDWYKKDK
- the treP gene encoding PTS system trehalose-specific EIIBC component; the protein is MGKFNQDALLLLDYVGGKENIAAVTHCATRMRFVLNDPSKAQEDKIEEISCVRGIFTNAGQFQVIIGNEVPTFYEEFMSVAGIQGGTKEEIKSAAKQNQNMLQRAVTMLAEIFTPLLPAIIVGGLILGFRNILEAVPMGFLDGKTITESSTFWNGVNGFLWLPGEAIFHFLPVGITWSIAKKMRGTEILGIVLGITLVSPQLLNAYSVNSTSAADIAANWSWDFGFFTMDKIGYQAQVIPAMLAGFMLVYLERFLRKHIPEAVSMIFVPFFALLPTILAAHLILGPIGWKIGSAISTVVNTGLTSSLNWLFAAVFGTFYAPLVITGLHHTTLAIDQQLVADFGSTNLWPMICLSNIAQGAAVLAVVYAHRGNKKEEQVSVPSVISAWLGVTEPAMFGINLKYMYPFVAAMIGSGIAGLFVTLFGVRALSIGVGGLPGILAIMPKYYGVFFIGMIIAVIVPFILTLFFRRAGIFNQLDRVGEAISPIDDSLSIPVTSENVASEVVSVYAPLVGELSPITDSKDPVFSQGTMGQGVVIEPMEGHVYAPMNGTISLVFPSKHAIGIVDDHGIEMLIHVGLDTVNLNGQYFETHVKQGDKVMIGDLLLDFDIDGIRESGFLTQTQVVITNSDSYQVDPIIKDGNVTNDTGILQVKTI
- the treR gene encoding trehalose operon repressor, encoding MKAYEVIYQTIENSILKGEYGPGDFLPSENQYVKQFKVSRDTVRKALNLLMTNGHIQKIHGKGSMVLKREQLRFPISGLTSYKELQQAYGYDSITDVVSLETIKISEDLSRLTGFEKDEDVWKIIRTREIDHQKVIRDTDYLLCRLIPNLTREIGEDSIYKYIEKELNLQISFAEKEIRVVPLNQLDKDHLDLNSQDNNIVSIQSRVFLANAEQFQYTESRHRVDKFLFYDFARRNPSTI
- the pnp gene encoding polyribonucleotide nucleotidyltransferase; the protein is MHSEKRVFETTWGGRPLSVEIGQLAKQANGAVLVRYGDTVVLSVAVASKQAKDVDFFPLTVNYEEKMYAVGKVPGGFIKREGRPSETATLTARLIDRPIRPMFAEGFRNEVQITNTVMSVEQDCSPEMAAMLGSSLALCVSDIPFNGPIAGVEVGFVDGEYVINPTVEQAEQTTIELSVAGTKDAINMVESGAKEVSEEDMLGALLFGHEEIKRLVAFQEEIANEIGKEKMEIELLQVDADLEKEINDTYMPRMTQAIQTEEKLAREDNISALKDEVIAVYEEKFAEDEESAKWMKEVRQILEDMEKNEVRRLITVEKVRPDGRKIDEIRPLSSEVGILPRVHGSGLFTRGQTQALSVCTLAPLGEHQIIDGLGVEESKRFIHHYNFPQYSVGSTGPMRSPGRREIGHGALGERAMAQVIPNEQEFPYMIRVVSEVLESNGSSSQASICAGILALMDAGVPIKAPVAGIAMGLVMDGDNYTILTDIQGMEDHLGDMDFKVAGTKDGITALQMDIKIEGITEAILTEALTQAKKARMEILTELTSTIAEPRKELSKYAPKIEMIQIKSEKIKDVIGKGGETINKIIEETDVKIDIDQDGNVSIAHQDQDKINRAIEIIKDLVREVEVGEVYLAKVVRIEKFGAFVNLFKGKDALVHISQFSHERVNKVEDVVKLGDEILVKVTEIDRQGRVNASRKAMIEKPKEEKKEEKKEETKEKSE